The Triticum aestivum cultivar Chinese Spring chromosome 7B, IWGSC CS RefSeq v2.1, whole genome shotgun sequence genome window below encodes:
- the LOC123161736 gene encoding uncharacterized protein yields MEMSTSFPLPCLAMVHGVGAEHQQPTATTLFSLAGARPLTGVALEEELKNKSVCPTPQGWVLVQHRDAAAAAATYLLDPRSSQRIDLPHLAIQQGLIPYCSCLLAGDPTAPGCPVLVVEPMATLLWCCRVGDGEWTRHDYDIGTLGDEHFVEKRVIAPIAACRGRFYFNAVPAETRVLELARPGSGAPAFSSVATEPAEADRFGRARVFMVGTDDDELYKVVLLHHGGSYDEARVLKMDLSERRWRPVEDLGGRAFFVAPMYFGASCAPTGGRVRQDCIYSLVGVARNTFRVFSLKDGTSEVRQLEEEEEEQPAPETVGKSRPCWVLPTHPTS; encoded by the coding sequence ATGGAGATGTCGACGAGCTTCCCGCTGCCTTGTCTCGCCATGGTGCACGGCGTAGGCGCCGAACACCAACAACCCACGGCGACGACGCTGTTCAGTCTCGCCGGCGCGAGGCCCCTCACCGGAGTCGCCcttgaggaggagctgaagaacaaATCAGTCTGCCCCACGCCGCAGGGGTGGGTGCTAGTCCAGCAccgagacgccgccgccgccgccgccacctacctGCTGGATCCGCGCAGCAGCCAAAGGATCGACCTGCCGCATCTCGCAATCCAGCAGGGCCTGATCCCCTACTGCAGCTGCCTGCTCGCCGGCGACCCCACGGCCCCGGGGTGCCCAGTGCTAGTGGTGGAGCCCATGGCCACCTTGCTATGGTGCTGCCGCGTCGGCGACGGCGAGTGGACCAGGCACGACTACGACATCGGGACCCTGGGAGACGAGCACTTCGTCGAGAAGAGGGTCATCGCGCCCATCGCCGCGTGCCGGGGCAGGTTCTATTTCAACGCCGTGCCCGCCGAAACGCGCGTGCTGGAGCTGGCTCGCCCAGGGTCGGGGGCGCCGGCGTTTAGCTCGGTCGCGACGGAGCCCGCGGAGGCCGACAGGTTCGGGCGGGCGAGGGTGTTCATGGTGGGGACGGACGACGACGAGCTGTACAAGGTCGTGCTGCTGCATCACGGAGGGTCCTACGACGAGGCCAGGGTCCTCAAGATGGACTTGTCGGAGCGCCGGTGGCGCCCCGTCGAGGACCTCGGCGGCCGCGCCTTCTTCGTCGCGCCCATGTACTTTGGCGCGTCGTGTGCGCCCACCGGCGGCCGGGTCCGGCAGGACTGCATCTACTCGTTGGTTGGAGTGGCCAGGAACACTTTCAGGGTCTTCAGTCTGAAAGATGGGACTTCAGAAGTGCGCCaactcgaagaagaagaagaagagcaacctGCGCCGGAAACAGTCGGAAAATCGAGACCATGTTGGGTGCTTCCAACCCATCCAACATCGTAG